In the genome of Cystobacter ferrugineus, one region contains:
- the tagF gene encoding type VI secretion system-associated protein TagF, with the protein MRALSVRAGLVGKAPCQPDFLRINAASPLAFQLQRWLVEGVEAARAARCELPSGTASFLFTAPKAKNVLLGVFAPSTDGVGRAFPLALFTELPATTAAHRLALLPMVFHPFLTEGAALLDAAASLALPVLTARVDALPFPPSGAFSEAERLWRGTLARRRGAELLEPLRRPEDPPGGAYYAFHTFRTACAGEQHRQQGTAQVVLECPIAPGLGPSAWLELATRLLHWTSSPPAFIWSGAPEPRLLLCLGAMTPDLFLHLSRTNQGGRRVWPLRTPREAAIGQATQALTEPQRQRIDSPTTNLEELLHALSC; encoded by the coding sequence ATGCGCGCCCTCTCCGTCCGGGCCGGCCTGGTGGGGAAGGCACCCTGCCAGCCCGACTTCCTGAGGATCAACGCCGCCAGCCCCCTCGCCTTCCAGCTCCAGCGCTGGTTGGTGGAGGGCGTCGAGGCGGCACGCGCCGCCCGTTGCGAGCTGCCCTCCGGGACGGCCTCCTTCCTGTTCACGGCGCCCAAGGCGAAGAACGTGCTGCTGGGGGTGTTCGCGCCGAGCACGGACGGCGTGGGCCGCGCCTTCCCCCTGGCGCTCTTCACCGAGCTGCCCGCCACCACGGCGGCCCACCGGCTCGCCCTGCTGCCCATGGTCTTCCACCCCTTCCTCACGGAAGGAGCCGCGCTCCTGGATGCCGCCGCGTCCCTGGCGCTTCCCGTGCTCACCGCGCGGGTGGACGCCCTGCCCTTCCCCCCATCCGGAGCCTTCTCCGAGGCGGAGCGGCTCTGGCGGGGAACGCTGGCACGGCGGCGCGGCGCGGAGCTGCTCGAGCCCCTGCGCCGCCCCGAGGATCCGCCGGGCGGTGCCTATTACGCCTTCCACACCTTCCGCACGGCCTGTGCCGGGGAGCAGCACCGGCAGCAGGGCACGGCGCAGGTCGTCCTCGAGTGCCCCATTGCCCCCGGGCTCGGGCCCTCGGCGTGGTTGGAGCTCGCGACCCGGCTGTTGCACTGGACGTCCTCACCTCCGGCCTTCATCTGGTCCGGCGCGCCAGAGCCCCGCCTCCTGCTGTGCCTGGGCGCGATGACGCCCGACCTCTTCCTTCACCTCTCGCGCACCAACCAGGGGGGACGCCGCGTGTGGCCCCTGCGGACTCCCCGCGAGGCCGCCATCGGCCAGGCCACCCAGGCCCTGACCGAGCCCCAGCGCCAGCGCATCGACTCGCCCACCACGAACCTCGAGGAGCTGCTCCACGCCCTGTCGTGTTGA
- the tssA gene encoding type VI secretion system protein TssA, protein MPPSLEELRERARTWTEPISEEAPAGRPARHEPAYDLVAQEVARLESPTGTPVSWSKVVTNAGELLQRRTKDLWLTSYLAHGLHATEGLRGAVTGVTVLTEVLDRYWPTLFPEVQRLRGRVNAVGWFVARMTESLPSVQITGEDWELVEGLETATRRLAEVSRIRFEEQGPSLKPLLEGVERLRNRLPASAAPRPPTPPAPAAEPPASPATPPAPPAPVAPPAPAAPPAVLAPSLVLPGEKPGSADNVLDALRGIGASLAESARLLREANTADPLAYRLLRVGLWLHFTQPPAPGPEGKTPVPALPASLREKLERLETHARWAELLEEAESLLGQHRFVLDLQRYVTTALAGLGPTHAAAREAARLELRALLQRMPAVLDLLASDGTPLADERTRKWVEAEVMERSAPSAPLPRTDERPEDGADALPPEVRELLAADRVAEALARLQQQVTTATTGRARFKARLLLGRLCVLSGQHLMAQALYETLVAESTTRGMDEWEPQLSAECLEGLLLVTRTVQKTTPSLPRECWPHFIRLSKLDPAAAFRLGQ, encoded by the coding sequence ATGCCTCCTTCCCTCGAAGAGCTTCGCGAACGCGCCCGGACCTGGACGGAGCCCATCTCCGAGGAGGCGCCCGCCGGCAGGCCCGCCAGGCACGAGCCCGCGTACGATCTCGTCGCGCAGGAAGTGGCCCGGCTGGAGTCCCCCACGGGCACGCCCGTGAGCTGGAGCAAGGTGGTGACCAACGCGGGTGAGCTGCTCCAGCGGCGCACCAAGGATCTCTGGCTCACCTCGTACCTGGCCCATGGGCTCCACGCCACCGAGGGGCTCCGGGGCGCGGTGACGGGCGTGACGGTCCTCACCGAGGTGCTCGATCGCTACTGGCCCACGCTGTTCCCGGAGGTCCAGCGCCTGCGCGGACGCGTGAACGCCGTGGGCTGGTTCGTGGCCCGGATGACGGAGTCCCTGCCCTCGGTCCAGATCACGGGCGAGGACTGGGAGCTGGTGGAGGGCCTGGAGACCGCCACGCGGAGGTTGGCGGAGGTCTCGCGCATCCGTTTCGAGGAACAGGGGCCCTCCCTGAAGCCCCTGCTGGAGGGCGTCGAGCGGCTGCGCAATCGCCTCCCCGCTTCCGCGGCGCCCCGCCCCCCCACTCCTCCAGCGCCCGCGGCCGAGCCCCCAGCATCTCCAGCCACGCCTCCGGCTCCTCCGGCTCCGGTCGCGCCTCCAGCTCCGGCCGCGCCTCCCGCGGTGCTCGCTCCATCGCTCGTCCTCCCCGGGGAGAAGCCCGGGAGCGCGGACAACGTCCTGGACGCCCTGCGCGGCATCGGTGCCTCGCTGGCCGAGTCCGCCCGGCTGCTGCGCGAGGCGAACACCGCGGATCCACTCGCCTACCGGCTGCTGCGGGTGGGCCTCTGGTTGCACTTCACCCAGCCCCCCGCGCCCGGACCGGAGGGCAAGACCCCGGTGCCCGCGCTCCCCGCGTCCCTGCGCGAGAAGCTGGAGCGCCTGGAGACCCATGCGCGCTGGGCGGAGTTGCTGGAGGAAGCGGAGTCGCTCCTGGGGCAACACCGCTTCGTGTTGGATCTCCAGCGCTACGTCACCACCGCGCTGGCGGGCCTCGGGCCCACACATGCCGCCGCGCGCGAGGCCGCGCGCCTGGAGTTGCGCGCGCTGCTCCAACGGATGCCCGCGGTGCTGGACCTGCTCGCCTCGGACGGGACGCCGCTCGCCGACGAACGCACCCGGAAGTGGGTGGAGGCCGAGGTGATGGAGCGCTCCGCGCCCTCGGCGCCCCTGCCGCGCACGGACGAGCGCCCGGAGGACGGCGCCGATGCCCTGCCCCCCGAGGTCCGGGAACTCCTCGCCGCGGACCGGGTCGCCGAGGCCCTCGCGCGGCTGCAACAGCAGGTGACCACGGCCACCACGGGCCGTGCTCGCTTCAAGGCCCGCCTCCTACTTGGGAGGTTGTGTGTCCTTTCCGGACAACACCTGATGGCACAAGCCCTTTACGAAACGCTCGTCGCCGAGAGCACCACCCGGGGGATGGATGAATGGGAGCCCCAGTTGTCAGCGGAGTGCCTGGAAGGACTCCTCCTCGTGACGCGCACTGTGCAAAAAACCACCCCTTCTCTTCCTCGCGAGTGCTGGCCTCACTTTATTCGTCTGTCAAAGCTTGACCCGGCCGCTGCTTTCCGTTTAGGACAATAG
- the tssB gene encoding type VI secretion system contractile sheath small subunit → MSKESSVAPTERVNIVYKPATGNAQEQVELPLKILAMGDFTHRPDARPLEDRAPINVDKDNFNEVMAQQELKVTLSVPDRLSNEKDAELPMTLEFKTLADFSPESVVNQVPELKTLLELRSALHALKGPLGNLPAFRRKLQALLGDPDSRQKLMRELGMKDETTPEKQ, encoded by the coding sequence ATGAGCAAGGAAAGTTCTGTCGCGCCCACTGAACGCGTCAACATCGTCTACAAGCCCGCCACCGGCAACGCGCAGGAGCAGGTGGAGCTGCCGCTCAAGATCCTGGCGATGGGGGACTTCACGCACCGGCCGGACGCGCGGCCCCTGGAGGATCGGGCGCCCATCAACGTGGACAAGGACAACTTCAACGAGGTGATGGCGCAGCAGGAGCTGAAGGTGACGCTGTCGGTGCCGGACCGTCTGTCCAATGAGAAGGACGCCGAGCTGCCGATGACGCTGGAATTCAAGACATTGGCGGATTTCTCGCCGGAGAGCGTCGTCAACCAGGTGCCGGAGCTCAAGACGCTGCTGGAGCTGCGCTCGGCGCTGCACGCGCTCAAGGGCCCCCTGGGCAACCTGCCCGCGTTCCGCCGCAAGCTCCAGGCGCTGCTGGGAGATCCGGACAGCCGACAGAAGCTGATGCGCGAGCTGGGCATGAAGGACGAGACCACCCCCGAGAAGCAGTAG
- the tssC gene encoding type VI secretion system contractile sheath large subunit, whose amino-acid sequence MSTETNVLKSGGLEVETVQSNASLLNSILAETRLKPQDEGYDIAMRGVQAFITEMLSPQRSSEERVDKALVDAMIAEVDRRLSAQVNEIIHHKDFQAMESTWRSLKFLIDKVDFRENIRVEMLNVSKDDLLKDFEDAPEVVKSGLYRIVYSNEYGVFGGKPYGLLCGNYDFGPGPQDIELLRKCAAVAAMAHAPFLSNASAEFFGEPNFLNMPNLKDLNSLLGGPQYARWHSFRDSEDSRYVGLCLPRFLLRLPYGEKTIPVKSFNFQEDVVGEHERYLWGHASIALASRVADSFAKFRWSPNIIGPQSGGAVENLPLHQYEALGEIQTKIPTEVLLTERREYELSEEGFIGLVFRKSADNAAFFSANSVQRAKYFGGTPEGKQAETNYRLSTQLPYMFIMSRLAHYIKVLQREQIGSWKERSDLERELNHWLSQYVADMDDPAPVVRSRRPLRAAQVKVEDVDGQPGWYRCNIQVRPHFKYMGASFTLSLVGKLDKE is encoded by the coding sequence ATGAGCACCGAGACGAATGTCCTGAAGAGTGGCGGCCTCGAGGTGGAGACGGTGCAGTCCAATGCCTCTCTGCTCAACTCCATCCTGGCCGAGACGCGGCTCAAGCCGCAGGACGAGGGCTATGACATCGCCATGCGCGGTGTGCAGGCCTTCATCACCGAGATGCTGTCGCCCCAGCGCTCCTCCGAGGAGCGCGTGGACAAGGCGCTGGTGGACGCGATGATCGCGGAGGTGGACCGGCGGCTGAGCGCCCAGGTCAACGAGATCATCCACCACAAGGACTTCCAGGCGATGGAGTCCACGTGGCGCTCGCTGAAGTTCCTCATCGACAAGGTGGACTTCCGCGAGAACATCCGGGTGGAGATGCTCAATGTCTCCAAGGACGATCTGCTCAAGGACTTCGAGGACGCGCCGGAGGTGGTCAAGAGCGGGTTGTACCGGATCGTCTACTCGAACGAGTACGGCGTGTTCGGCGGCAAGCCCTATGGGCTCTTGTGCGGCAACTACGACTTCGGGCCGGGTCCCCAGGACATCGAGCTGTTGCGCAAGTGCGCGGCGGTGGCCGCCATGGCGCACGCACCGTTCCTCTCCAACGCCAGCGCGGAGTTCTTCGGGGAGCCGAACTTCCTGAACATGCCCAACCTGAAGGATCTCAACTCGCTGTTGGGAGGTCCCCAGTACGCCCGCTGGCACTCGTTCCGTGACAGCGAGGACTCGCGCTACGTGGGCCTGTGCCTGCCGCGCTTCCTGCTGCGCCTGCCCTATGGGGAGAAGACGATCCCCGTGAAGTCCTTCAACTTCCAGGAGGACGTGGTGGGCGAGCACGAGCGCTACCTGTGGGGCCATGCCTCCATCGCGCTCGCCAGCCGGGTGGCCGACTCGTTCGCCAAGTTCCGCTGGAGCCCGAACATCATCGGGCCCCAGTCCGGTGGCGCCGTGGAGAACCTCCCGCTGCACCAGTACGAGGCGCTGGGGGAAATCCAGACGAAGATTCCCACCGAGGTGCTGCTCACCGAGCGCCGCGAGTACGAGCTGTCCGAGGAAGGCTTCATCGGTCTGGTGTTCCGCAAGTCCGCGGACAACGCGGCCTTCTTCTCGGCCAACTCCGTCCAGCGCGCCAAGTACTTCGGCGGCACGCCCGAGGGCAAGCAGGCGGAGACGAACTACCGGCTGAGCACCCAGCTCCCCTACATGTTCATCATGAGCCGCCTGGCGCACTACATCAAGGTGCTGCAGCGCGAGCAGATCGGTAGCTGGAAGGAGCGCTCGGATCTGGAGCGCGAGCTCAACCACTGGCTGAGCCAGTACGTGGCCGACATGGATGACCCGGCGCCCGTGGTGCGCTCGCGCCGGCCGCTGCGCGCGGCCCAGGTGAAGGTGGAGGACGTGGACGGGCAGCCGGGCTGGTACCGCTGCAACATCCAGGTCCGCCCGCACTTCAAGTACATGGGTGCGTCCTTCACCCTGTCGCTCGTCGGCAAGCTCGACAAGGAATAG
- the tssD gene encoding type VI secretion system tube protein TssD produces MAETVHLFLKANGADIKGESTQKSLGRDGSIECVYYEQEVITARERGSGIASGRRQYSPLLIRKRIDKSSPLLMKALVENAVIEGTMKFFRPNPTGDGTTEQFYTVVIKQGRINHIKQYVPSTIVPATSFEPPLEELSFVFHTISWTYTNGGVQHEDTWSDQR; encoded by the coding sequence ATGGCAGAGACAGTACACCTCTTTCTGAAGGCCAATGGCGCGGACATCAAGGGCGAGAGCACCCAGAAGAGCCTGGGGCGCGACGGCTCCATCGAGTGCGTCTACTACGAACAGGAGGTCATCACGGCGCGTGAGCGCGGCTCGGGCATCGCGTCCGGCCGGCGCCAGTACTCGCCGCTGCTCATCCGCAAGCGCATCGACAAGAGCTCGCCCCTGCTCATGAAGGCGCTGGTGGAGAACGCCGTCATCGAGGGGACGATGAAGTTCTTCCGCCCCAACCCCACGGGCGATGGCACGACGGAGCAGTTCTACACCGTCGTCATCAAGCAGGGCCGCATCAACCACATCAAGCAGTACGTGCCCAGCACCATCGTCCCCGCCACCTCCTTCGAGCCGCCCCTGGAGGAGCTGTCGTTCGTGTTCCACACCATCTCGTGGACGTACACGAACGGTGGCGTGCAGCACGAGGACACCTGGTCGGATCAGCGCTAG
- the tssE gene encoding type VI secretion system baseplate subunit TssE — MSTRGLLSRLENGHLHPSSQKEAPLESITRHLRVLLNTRRGESVSSPGYGILDFNDVVHSYPSALQKIQTSIRTAIQEYEPRLKNVVVVHVPDVHEPAALKFEITAQLAQRGSREVLRFRTRVGAGGQLELW; from the coding sequence ATGTCTACCCGCGGGCTCCTGTCCCGGCTCGAGAATGGCCACCTGCATCCGTCTTCCCAGAAGGAGGCACCTCTCGAGTCCATCACCCGGCACCTGCGGGTGCTGCTCAACACCCGCCGGGGGGAGTCCGTCTCTTCCCCCGGCTACGGCATCCTGGACTTCAACGATGTCGTCCACTCCTACCCCTCGGCCCTCCAGAAGATCCAGACGTCCATCCGGACGGCCATCCAGGAGTACGAGCCGCGTCTGAAGAACGTCGTGGTCGTGCACGTGCCGGATGTGCACGAGCCCGCGGCGCTGAAGTTCGAAATCACCGCGCAGCTCGCCCAGCGGGGCAGCCGCGAGGTCCTCCGCTTCCGGACGAGGGTCGGTGCCGGTGGCCAGCTCGAGTTGTGGTGA
- the tssF gene encoding type VI secretion system baseplate subunit TssF, which translates to MFSKYYLSELTYLREMGRAFGLANPTIAGLLVERGADPDVERLLEGFAFLTARIRERVEDDIPEMVHVLTDLLLPHYLRPLPASTIIEFTPQMRALRGRAHVPAGAELAANPIDGTSCLFRTTSAVDLLPLTLEDASLDKSSSTAPVLRLSFLAHEQGRLEVFKPGGLRLFIHSELATSALILLWLLRYCRGVEVRLGSGQSVWLPPQAIKPIGFDRNFRLLPWPRSSEGYRQLQEYFTLPEKFLFFEVHQLETAASVAEDRFELAFHLSRPPPLEARIGRDMFRLHCTPALNLFSASAHPLRHHTLDGEHLLRASDMEPRHSEVYSVDQVTGLQPGRNERRNYRPFFDFAHGAGEGAEPAFYRLRRTASPIDDGIDTYLSLETARDVVPSISEETLSVDLTCTNRSLPTRLQVGDVCHATFTSPTQARFKNITPVSRPARAPLGTELHWRLLSHLAINQLSLADADVLRRLLELYNFHSLTDDLTGRANRLRINALRKVEVRSCTRFLQGVPVRGTRTLLEIDGTSFMGTGDAFLFGCILDELLASNVTLNAFNELALRLQPSQMEYSWLPRNGTQMLL; encoded by the coding sequence ATGTTCAGCAAGTACTACCTGAGTGAGCTCACCTACCTCCGGGAGATGGGACGGGCGTTCGGTCTGGCCAATCCCACCATCGCGGGCCTGCTGGTGGAGCGCGGAGCGGATCCCGACGTCGAGCGGCTGCTCGAGGGCTTCGCCTTCCTCACGGCGCGCATCCGCGAGCGGGTGGAGGACGACATCCCGGAGATGGTGCACGTCCTGACGGACCTGCTGCTGCCCCACTACCTGCGTCCCCTGCCCGCCTCCACCATCATCGAGTTCACCCCGCAGATGCGCGCGCTGCGAGGCCGTGCCCATGTGCCGGCCGGAGCGGAGCTGGCGGCCAACCCCATCGACGGCACCTCGTGTCTCTTCCGGACCACGTCCGCGGTGGACCTCTTGCCCCTGACGCTGGAGGACGCGTCGCTCGACAAGTCGTCCAGCACGGCCCCCGTGCTGCGCCTGTCCTTCCTGGCGCACGAGCAGGGCCGCCTGGAGGTCTTCAAGCCCGGCGGCTTGCGGCTGTTCATCCACTCGGAGCTCGCCACCAGCGCCCTCATCCTCCTGTGGCTGCTGCGCTACTGCCGCGGGGTGGAGGTGCGCCTGGGCTCCGGCCAGAGCGTGTGGCTGCCGCCGCAGGCCATCAAGCCCATCGGGTTCGATCGGAACTTCCGGCTGCTGCCCTGGCCTCGCTCGTCCGAGGGTTACCGGCAGCTCCAGGAGTACTTCACCCTGCCCGAGAAGTTCCTCTTCTTCGAGGTGCACCAGCTGGAGACCGCCGCGTCCGTGGCGGAGGATCGCTTCGAGCTGGCCTTCCACCTGTCGCGCCCGCCCCCGCTGGAGGCGCGGATCGGCCGGGACATGTTCCGGCTGCACTGCACCCCCGCGCTCAACCTCTTCTCGGCCTCGGCCCACCCGCTGCGCCACCACACGCTGGATGGCGAGCACCTGCTGCGCGCCTCGGACATGGAGCCGCGGCACTCCGAGGTGTACTCGGTGGACCAGGTGACGGGGCTGCAGCCGGGCCGCAACGAGCGGCGCAACTACCGGCCCTTCTTCGACTTCGCGCACGGCGCGGGAGAAGGCGCCGAGCCCGCCTTCTACCGGCTGCGGCGCACGGCCTCGCCCATCGATGACGGCATCGACACCTACCTCTCCCTGGAGACCGCCCGGGACGTGGTGCCGTCGATCTCCGAGGAGACCCTCTCCGTCGACCTGACGTGCACCAACCGCTCACTGCCCACCCGGTTGCAGGTGGGCGACGTGTGCCACGCGACGTTCACCTCGCCCACCCAGGCGCGCTTCAAGAACATCACCCCCGTCAGCCGCCCCGCCCGGGCTCCGCTGGGCACCGAGCTGCACTGGCGGCTGCTCTCCCACCTCGCCATCAACCAGCTCTCGCTCGCGGACGCCGACGTGCTGCGCCGCCTGCTGGAGCTGTACAACTTCCACTCCCTCACGGACGACCTGACGGGCCGGGCCAACCGGCTGCGCATCAACGCCCTGCGCAAGGTGGAAGTGCGCTCCTGCACCCGCTTCCTGCAAGGAGTGCCCGTGCGTGGCACCCGCACCCTCCTGGAGATCGACGGGACGAGCTTCATGGGCACCGGAGATGCCTTCCTCTTCGGCTGCATCCTCGACGAGCTGCTCGCGTCGAACGTCACCCTCAACGCCTTCAATGAGCTGGCGCTCCGGCTCCAGCCCTCGCAGATGGAGTATTCGTGGCTCCCGAGGAACGGCACCCAGATGCTCTTGTAG
- the tssG gene encoding type VI secretion system baseplate subunit TssG — protein MAPEERHPDALVAASAALAPRVNRLGFFPLVAFLERLTAGAARVGELGPVLQEQIRFRHDPSLGFSSGDVSDMALRQVPAQEDDVLARRPLFEVVTSFLGLTGSVSPLPMYVAEEVAQEDPDRPVRREFLDLFHHRLLSLLYRIESRYRVTTELTSTCDDQWSRRLLALAGFDTFERGRPSKLPSWKMLRIVPILASYVRTAEKLEMALQDVLGEDLGGARVTVHQFVGRWVEIDARMELGRANHQLGRNTLLGGRAFDRTGRFKVEIGPLPPQTWRRLMPEGDLYPMAREVVSLCVRDPLEYSFELFLSESVQHTFQLTQREPSRLGRDTWLGTNRQNRITVPGSP, from the coding sequence GTGGCTCCCGAGGAACGGCACCCAGATGCTCTTGTAGCGGCATCCGCGGCCCTGGCGCCCCGGGTCAACCGCCTGGGGTTCTTCCCCCTGGTGGCGTTCCTCGAGCGGCTCACCGCGGGCGCCGCCCGGGTGGGCGAGCTGGGGCCCGTGCTCCAGGAGCAGATCCGCTTCCGGCATGACCCCTCCCTGGGTTTCTCCTCGGGGGATGTCAGCGACATGGCGCTGCGGCAGGTGCCTGCCCAGGAAGACGACGTGCTGGCCCGGCGGCCCCTCTTCGAGGTCGTCACCTCGTTTCTGGGCCTCACCGGCTCGGTGTCGCCCCTGCCCATGTACGTGGCCGAGGAGGTGGCCCAGGAGGATCCCGACCGCCCCGTGCGGCGCGAGTTCCTGGATCTCTTCCACCACCGGCTGCTCTCGTTGCTCTACCGCATCGAGTCGCGCTACCGCGTCACCACCGAGCTGACGTCCACCTGTGACGACCAATGGTCCCGGCGCCTGCTGGCCCTGGCCGGCTTCGACACCTTCGAGCGCGGCCGGCCCAGCAAGCTGCCCTCGTGGAAGATGCTGCGCATCGTCCCCATCCTCGCCAGCTACGTGCGCACCGCCGAGAAGCTGGAGATGGCCCTGCAGGACGTGCTCGGTGAGGACCTGGGCGGCGCCCGCGTCACCGTGCACCAGTTCGTGGGCCGGTGGGTGGAGATCGACGCGAGGATGGAGCTGGGCCGCGCCAACCACCAGCTCGGACGCAACACGCTGCTCGGGGGCCGGGCCTTTGATCGGACGGGCCGGTTCAAGGTCGAGATCGGTCCGCTCCCGCCCCAGACCTGGCGGCGGTTGATGCCCGAGGGGGACTTGTACCCGATGGCGCGCGAGGTGGTGTCGCTCTGCGTGCGAGATCCCCTCGAGTACTCCTTCGAGTTGTTCCTCAGCGAGAGCGTCCAGCACACCTTCCAACTCACCCAGCGAGAGCCCTCCCGGCTCGGACGGGATACCTGGCTCGGCACGAACCGGCAGAACCGGATCACCGTGCCGGGTTCCCCTTGA